GACCGAACAAAGCTGTATCCGGCATCTTGAAAAACTACGCTGGCCAGAAGGGGTAGTTTGTCCGAATTGCCAAGCCAGTCGGAAAATCGGCGAAATTAAAACCCGGAACCTTTACAAGTGTGGCGATTGCAAAAAGCAGTTTAGCGTTCGCATCGGAACGATTTTCGAGGAAAGCCGTATTTCCTTGCGAAAATGGTTTATGGCCATTTGGCTAATTAGCTCTCATAAAAAGGGAATTTCGAGTTGCCAGCTTGCCAAAGATATTCGGGTTACGCAAAAAACCGCTTGGTTTATGTTGCATCGCATTCGAGAAATTTCCAGCAAGATAAATGGCGGCACTTCGCACTTGACAGGGTTGGTAGAAATTGATGATACTTACATCGGCGGAAAGGAGCGAAACAAGCATAAGGACAAACGCCTCACCGGAACGCAAGGCCGGAGTATAAAAGGCAAAACTCCCGTTTTCGGAATGATGCAAAGAGGCGGCAATATCAAAACCTTCAAAGTGAAAAACCTACAGGGAGTAACGGTTAATGTCATTGTGCGGGAAAATGTCGCTCCCAAAGCGAGGGTCATCACCGATGAATATACCGGCTATCAATTTGAACCGCTCGGCCTTGACCAACAACGGGTAAATCATTCCCGGCGGGAGTATGTAATCGGCCAACTCCATACCAACAACATTGAGGGGGCTTGGTCTTTGCTGAAACGTGGCATTTTGGGCATCTATCACCACGTCAGCGATAAGCACCTGCAACGCTACCTTGACGAATTTGTTTCCAAGTTTAATAGCCGGAAAACAAAAGACCCAATCCGGGTTGACAATTTTTTGGCCGGTTCGGAGGGTTTGCGCCTCACCTATGAGGGGTTGACTTCGTGAAAAATTCTTTCAATGATTTACTTGGTCAATTAGTTCGCCCGAAATCGGCAAAACCGGAACCGTTTGTCGAACTTATTCACGGCGATTGCCTGGTCAAAATGAAGGACATTCCCAACAACTCCATTCACTTGGTTTTGACCGACCCGCCTTATTTCCTCGATTGTTTAAGTGATGAATGGGATACGGAGAAAATCAACAAAAGGAAAAAGCGGGCGGGAATTGTAGGTGGTTTGCCCGTTGGAATGAAGTTTGACCCTCAACAAGGAGTGGAACTGCAAAAATTTTTCGAGTCAGTATCGAAAGAAGTTTTACGCATCCTTGTTCCCGGTGCATTTTTTATTTCGTTTAGCCAGCCCCGTCTTTCCCATAGAATGATTATCGGAGCGGAAAATTCCGGTTTTGAAATTCGGGATTTGCTGGCGTGGCACTATCGAAACAAGGCACAATTTAAGGCGTTTTCTCAAGACCATTTTGTCAGGAAAATGAACATTTCCAATCTTGAGAAAAAAGACCTTATTCGGCAAATGCAGGGAAGAAAAACGCCTCAATTAAGACCGCAGTTTGAAACAATGATGTTGGCACAAAAACCGAAAGAGGGAACTTTCGTTGAAAATTGGAAAAAGTGGAAAGCTGGCCTTATAGATGCGACCCGCACTTTGAACGGAACAAAAAGTCCCTCCACTTTGATGACTGTCGATAAGCCCATCCGGGAAAAATATAATTTGCATTTAACCGTAAAGCCGGTTCATCTTCTAAAACATTTGATTGAACTTTTTACAATCGGCGGCCAAGTTGTATGCGACCCCTTCCTCGGAAGCGGTTCAACTGCTCTTGCCGCAATTCAGGCGGAACCGGAACCGAGAAGCTGTATCGGTATTGAAATCAACAAGGAATTTTTGAAAATAGCGCAAGAAAGGTTACGGGACTTTAACGTCATACAAGGAGCGAAAAATGCTTAGACCAAGACAACTTGCCCGCATCGGCACGTTCCATATGCACGAGGCCATTTTGGATGTGCTGGAAGAACATTATGAGGAAGGACACGGACTCGGAGCCGCCGAAATTAGCAGGCGATTAGGCGTTTGGCGCATAGGCCCGCCCTTAAATGACGCAATCGTAACGGGCTACTTGCTTGAACTCGAATCGCAAAAAAGAGCTGAGCGGGTTCCCCAGGCCGATAATAGGGGCGGCTGGCGTTTGACTGCCGAAGAACACGAGCGCAGACGGGATGATATTGCGGGGTGAGTTAAATATATAATTACCAAAAATTTTTAGAAAATTTTTTTCTTCTTAAGATCGCAGGTTTTATCAAAATTCCCATCTTTTTCGCCTCCAACCTGCTCTCGGCCAACGGCTTCGCAAAATCACAACAACTTCGGAGTGAATAATGGGTGGTGGGCCTATAGTAGAGGGACGTGGTGCGGGGTTTTTGGATTTTCACTAATCCCTAATCCCCAATCCCTGCTCCCTGTTTTATTTCCCCGCCCTTGCAAAATCGATTTACAATTCATTCGCCAATAAATGCAAAAACAGCCCCACGTCCGTCACCACCCCCCAGGCCTGGGAGGAGCCGCGGTCGGAGAGCTTGGTGACCACCGCCGGGTTGATGTCCACGCAGATGGTCTTGACCCAGGAAGGGAGCATGTTGCCTGTGGCGATGGAATGGAGCATCGAGGAGAGCATCAAAACCACGGTGGCGTTCTTCAAATATTTCCCATAGGCCGCTTGCGCTTCGATAAAGTCGGTAATCACCTCCGGCAGGGGGCCGTCGTCCCGCAGCGAACCGGCCAAAACAAACGGGATTTTCGATTTCACGCATTGATGCATTATCCCCGATTTCAAAACCCCCTTGCGCACGGCTGAAGGAATATCCCCCGCCAAACGAATGGCGTTGATGGCCCGCATATGGTGCTGGTGGCCGTGCTCAATCGGCTGGCCGGTTTTGGTGTCCACCCCCAGTGAAGTGCCGTAAAGCGCCTCTTCAATGTCGTGAACCGCCAGCGCGTTGCCGGCCAAAAGGGCTTTTACGTATCCCTTCCGCAGTAATTTGCACAAAGCCGGCCCGCCGCCGGTATGCACCACCACCGGCCCGGCCACAACTACGAGCCGCTCGTTTTTATCCTTCAGCAGTTTGGCGATTTTCTTGACCGCCAGCTCCACTTTCCGTTCGGAGGAGACCTCGTTGGACATAAAGGAAAACTCCGATCGGTCGCGCGACTTGGCTTCCGGCACAATGCGGATTCCTTCGTGCCCCATTACGACTAAATCTCCTTTTCTCAAATCCCGCAGCTTGCAGCAGAATGCTTTCTTGCCTTTCACCACGATGCTGGCATCCATCCGTTGCTCGCCCACTTTAGTCCAGTTGCCGTCCAGCCGCACCCAGGTTTCGTGGTTGGTGGTGGAGTAAAATCCCTCCGGCGCCGCCCCATCCTTGGGGGCCTTTTTCAGAATAATGGAGGCCTCTTCCGCCGGGCGGCAGCCCAAATCGGAAAGTTCGGAGAGAATAAATTCCAGTTTTTTCTCATTTGGGGCGAAAACCTTCAGCCGGGCGGTGCTCTCCTCCTCGTTGGTTTTTCCCATCCGGAAGGAAAGGATTTCAAAATTCCCGCCGGAGGTGACGATGCGGTCCAAAATCGTTGACATTATTCCTGAATCGACCAGATGCCCCTTGGCAATTATCTCTTTTTGCGTTCGCATACGCTCCTATTCAATTTTCTGCCCGGCCGCTTTTTCCAGGCGGGCCTTGGCGATAAGATAGTTGGAAACGGCGGCAAAGTAAGCGGTCTGGGCGGAGAGGGCCGAAAGCTCGGCATCCAGTTCTTCCAGATTGGTTATTACTCCCGCTTCGTACTGCACCTTGGCAATCTCGAGCGCTTTTTGCGCCAGCGCAATGTTGGCCTTCAAGGCGACAGAATTTTCCAGGGCCACCCCCAGTTCATAATACGCCTGACGAACTTCCTGCTCGATTTGCGCCTCGGTTTCCTTGATGGTCAAGTCCAAGGCCTTTTTCTGATTTTCTATTTCTTCCACTTTGTAGCGGGAATGAAAGCCGGAAAAGAGGGGGAAGATGATTCCCGCGCCGGCGTTCCAGTCCAGCTTCCAGACCTGCCGGGCGTTGAAGGGGTTTTTGTATTCGAGGTTGGAAAAAACCGAAAGGGAGGGGCGGTTTTCCACGGCCGCCAGCGCCAGCGCCCGGCGCAAAACCTGTTTTTCAACCGCCAGCGATTTCAATTCGGGGCGGTTGATTTTAGCTCTCGCAGTTGCTTCGTCAAGGTTTATCTCGACCGATTTAAATTCGAGTCCGCCCCCGAGTTCCAATGGATCGTCAATTGAAAGACCCAACAGATTGCGCAGCCGGTCATAAAGCGTCTTCAACCGCGCTTCGGCTTCCTTGATGGGCACTCTGGCGTTGGCCAGCTCTACTTTGGCGCGGAGCTCTTCAAAATTGGTCGCCTGCCCCACGGCCAGTTTGTTTTCCACCGTTTTCAAATGCCGTTCCAAGCTCTCCGCCGATTTTTTGCGGACCTCCAGATTCTTTTCCAAAGCCAAAGCCGACCAGAAAAGCTCGGTTGTTGCCAGCTTGATTTCCTCCTCCGACTGGGCCAGTTTCAAGCTTTCGGCAATAACCCGTTCCTTTTCGATGCGATACGGCTGGGCAATTTTTCCCCAAGTGAAAAGCGGGGCGTTTGCCGAAAGCCGGGCCAGATAATTATCCTCAAAGCCGGTGGTGATTTGCCGCTCGGCAGGAATTAGGGGAGGCATCGCCGGAATGAGGGCGCCCGGCGCATTGCCGAGCCGTGTGTAGGTGGCGGAGAGGCCGAGCGTCGGGTAAAAGGCCGAACGGGCCTGCCCGGCCTTGGAACGTTGCGCTTTCACCCGGCTTTTGGCCGCCTGCAAGAGCCGGTTTTGGGAAAGCGCCTGTTGGATGCATTCTTCCAGCGTAAGGGCGTGGGAATCGGCCGTCCAGAGAAGAATTGCGAAAGTCCAGAATTTTTTCATCCGTTCACCAATAAAAAAAGCCCCGAAAAATAACTTTCGGGGCTCAAAAAAGCTACTGCGCGAAAATTACGGGTAAACCTGCTGGGTCTGTTCCGGGGCGGAAGCGGTCGGAGGCCCCAAAACGCGCAAAACCACCCGCCGGTTGGCGGCGTTCCCCCCGCCCGTTTCGGAAGCGGTTTTCAAATTGCTTTCCCCAAAACTTATCGAATACATCCGGAAGGCGGGGATCTGATAATTGGCCATCAAATACAACTGCACAGCCTGGGCGCGGTGCTGCCCCAAGGTCAAATTGTACTTTTCCGAGCCGATCGGATCGCAGTACCCCTCCACTTCCATGATGAGACTTTTGTCTTCCTTCATCCGCGGGCCGATTTCGTCCAGCACGTTTTTGGTGATGTCGGAGAGGGCGAAGCTGTCAAAGCGGAAATTCACTTCCTTTTCCATAATCACGGTGTAATCGGCAAAGGCGGCCCGCATCGCGGCGGCCCGGCTGGCCTCGTCCTTGGCCTCGGAGGCCACCCGCATCGCCTCCGCCAGCCGCGCCTCGTGGGACGATTCCACCGAGGAAATTTTTTCGGCGTTGGCCCGGTCGGCCTCCTCCAGCACTTTCACCTTTTTGTTTACGTAGCCGGTGGTGGCGCAGCCGAAAACAAAAAGCGTTACCCCCAGCGCTCCGGCGGTTGTTTTTATAACACCCATAAAACCTCCTTTCATTGATGCCATTTATACCACCAAGCATCAAAAAAAGATGACTTTGCGGCTGAAAATTTTTTAGCGCCGGGAGGGTTTTACGTAGAAGGTGTTGCCGACAACCCGCACGATTTCCACGGGGGTGTTCTTGGCCAGTTCCAGATTGTCCAGCGAGCGGGCCGGGGCGGTAAAGCGGCTCCCCTTGGAGACGTACACGATTTCCCCCACGACATCCTTGCCGATGGGGGTAATCACTTCCGCTTGCGTGCCGACCAGAGTGGCAACTTCCACTTCGGAGGAGGATTGCGTGGCGGAATACACTTTGCGAAAAATCAAAAAAGCGAGCGCCCCGAAACCGAGGCCGGAGGCGGTCGCCACCGTCACGGCCGGGATTACCGTCATTCCCATCCCCTTGGCGGCGGCCAGGCCGCCGGCGCCGAAGGTGGTTACGAACGTGGCGATGATCATCGGGCTCATCGGGGAAAAATGCACTTCCCCGGAAACGCCGTGGCCGGTGCCGCCGGCGTCCGTGGCGGAAGTGTCATGTCCGCCGGTAAACGAACCCAAAAAAACGGTAATGATGGCGTAGAAAAGCCCGG
The Verrucomicrobiia bacterium DNA segment above includes these coding regions:
- a CDS encoding IS1595 family transposase translates to MTYNSLLELTEAFPTEQSCIRHLEKLRWPEGVVCPNCQASRKIGEIKTRNLYKCGDCKKQFSVRIGTIFEESRISLRKWFMAIWLISSHKKGISSCQLAKDIRVTQKTAWFMLHRIREISSKINGGTSHLTGLVEIDDTYIGGKERNKHKDKRLTGTQGRSIKGKTPVFGMMQRGGNIKTFKVKNLQGVTVNVIVRENVAPKARVITDEYTGYQFEPLGLDQQRVNHSRREYVIGQLHTNNIEGAWSLLKRGILGIYHHVSDKHLQRYLDEFVSKFNSRKTKDPIRVDNFLAGSEGLRLTYEGLTS
- a CDS encoding TIGR00300 family protein, translating into MRTQKEIIAKGHLVDSGIMSTILDRIVTSGGNFEILSFRMGKTNEEESTARLKVFAPNEKKLEFILSELSDLGCRPAEEASIILKKAPKDGAAPEGFYSTTNHETWVRLDGNWTKVGEQRMDASIVVKGKKAFCCKLRDLRKGDLVVMGHEGIRIVPEAKSRDRSEFSFMSNEVSSERKVELAVKKIAKLLKDKNERLVVVAGPVVVHTGGGPALCKLLRKGYVKALLAGNALAVHDIEEALYGTSLGVDTKTGQPIEHGHQHHMRAINAIRLAGDIPSAVRKGVLKSGIMHQCVKSKIPFVLAGSLRDDGPLPEVITDFIEAQAAYGKYLKNATVVLMLSSMLHSIATGNMLPSWVKTICVDINPAVVTKLSDRGSSQAWGVVTDVGLFLHLLANEL
- a CDS encoding NfeD family protein, producing the protein MALSGFFLLCLLAGLFYAIITVFLGSFTGGHDTSATDAGGTGHGVSGEVHFSPMSPMIIATFVTTFGAGGLAAAKGMGMTVIPAVTVATASGLGFGALAFLIFRKVYSATQSSSEVEVATLVGTQAEVITPIGKDVVGEIVYVSKGSRFTAPARSLDNLELAKNTPVEIVRVVGNTFYVKPSRR
- a CDS encoding site-specific DNA-methyltransferase — encoded protein: MKNSFNDLLGQLVRPKSAKPEPFVELIHGDCLVKMKDIPNNSIHLVLTDPPYFLDCLSDEWDTEKINKRKKRAGIVGGLPVGMKFDPQQGVELQKFFESVSKEVLRILVPGAFFISFSQPRLSHRMIIGAENSGFEIRDLLAWHYRNKAQFKAFSQDHFVRKMNISNLEKKDLIRQMQGRKTPQLRPQFETMMLAQKPKEGTFVENWKKWKAGLIDATRTLNGTKSPSTLMTVDKPIREKYNLHLTVKPVHLLKHLIELFTIGGQVVCDPFLGSGSTALAAIQAEPEPRSCIGIEINKEFLKIAQERLRDFNVIQGAKNA
- a CDS encoding TolC family protein, whose protein sequence is MKKFWTFAILLWTADSHALTLEECIQQALSQNRLLQAAKSRVKAQRSKAGQARSAFYPTLGLSATYTRLGNAPGALIPAMPPLIPAERQITTGFEDNYLARLSANAPLFTWGKIAQPYRIEKERVIAESLKLAQSEEEIKLATTELFWSALALEKNLEVRKKSAESLERHLKTVENKLAVGQATNFEELRAKVELANARVPIKEAEARLKTLYDRLRNLLGLSIDDPLELGGGLEFKSVEINLDEATARAKINRPELKSLAVEKQVLRRALALAAVENRPSLSVFSNLEYKNPFNARQVWKLDWNAGAGIIFPLFSGFHSRYKVEEIENQKKALDLTIKETEAQIEQEVRQAYYELGVALENSVALKANIALAQKALEIAKVQYEAGVITNLEELDAELSALSAQTAYFAAVSNYLIAKARLEKAAGQKIE
- a CDS encoding OmpA family protein; translated protein: MGVIKTTAGALGVTLFVFGCATTGYVNKKVKVLEEADRANAEKISSVESSHEARLAEAMRVASEAKDEASRAAAMRAAFADYTVIMEKEVNFRFDSFALSDITKNVLDEIGPRMKEDKSLIMEVEGYCDPIGSEKYNLTLGQHRAQAVQLYLMANYQIPAFRMYSISFGESNLKTASETGGGNAANRRVVLRVLGPPTASAPEQTQQVYP